In Acidovorax sp. 106, the following proteins share a genomic window:
- the phoB gene encoding phosphate regulon transcriptional regulator PhoB: MKKMPRVLIVEDEPAIAELIAVNLRHNGFQPIWSEDGESAQRELDAVLPDVILLDWMLPGQSGLQLARKWRADSRIKAIPILMLTARGDEPDKVAGLDAGADDYITKPFSTQELLARIRAVLRRRAPEQVNDSVTIGDLVLDAATYRVTFQAQPLKVGPTEFKLLHFLMKHSERVHSRSQLLDKVWGDHVFIEERTVDVHVKRLREALGTAGTMVETVRGAGYRLTAQPQALMQA; the protein is encoded by the coding sequence ATGAAGAAAATGCCCCGGGTCTTGATCGTTGAGGATGAACCCGCGATTGCCGAGCTGATTGCCGTGAACCTGCGGCACAACGGGTTCCAGCCCATCTGGTCTGAAGATGGCGAGTCGGCCCAGCGCGAGCTGGATGCCGTGCTGCCGGACGTGATCCTGCTGGACTGGATGTTGCCTGGCCAAAGCGGGCTGCAGCTGGCCCGCAAGTGGCGCGCCGACAGCCGCATCAAGGCCATCCCGATCCTCATGCTCACCGCGCGCGGTGACGAGCCTGACAAGGTGGCTGGTCTGGATGCGGGTGCGGACGACTACATCACCAAGCCGTTTTCCACGCAAGAGCTGCTGGCCCGCATCCGTGCCGTGCTGCGCCGCCGCGCGCCCGAACAGGTGAACGACAGCGTGACCATTGGCGATCTGGTGCTGGACGCAGCCACCTACCGCGTCACCTTCCAGGCGCAACCCCTCAAGGTGGGGCCTACCGAGTTCAAGCTGCTGCACTTTCTCATGAAGCACTCGGAGCGGGTGCACAGCCGCTCGCAGTTGCTCGACAAGGTGTGGGGTGACCATGTGTTCATTGAAGAGCGCACGGTGGATGTCCACGTCAAGCGCCTGCGCGAGGCCTTGGGCACGGCAGGCACCATGGTCGAGACCGTGCGCGGCGCAGGTTACCGCCTCACGGCCCAACCCCAGGCGCTGATGCAGGCCTGA
- a CDS encoding MATE family efflux transporter yields the protein MTNALPRIQDKPPELPQITRHAATVLAGQLAVMAFGVTDTLVAGRDGEASLAALSVGSAIFISIYVGLMGVLQALMPVWAQQRGAGDLPAIGRSVRQSLYLCAAASVLGMGLLLSPAPLLRWTEIPPTLRAEVVQYLAVLAFALPAALLFRIYSTLNQAMGRPQLVTWLQVGSLFIKIPLSIWFTLGGAGLPAQGVVGCAWATLIVNYTMLGLALWLLRTQGIYEPLQLWRPLERPHGPTLGSFLQLGVPAGLAIMVEVTSFTLMALFIARQGTTAAAAHQIASNMGALLYMVPLSLAIATSTRVSYWLGAGDPQHARRIVYMGFRVAALTGIALAAMLFIANHAIASLYSGSPAVVAVASGLLLWVAAYHLTDACQTFCVFVLRSYHITVAPLVVYCLLLWGLGLGGGYLLAYGTWSPWAQMAHSPTAFWACSALALAITAAAFGAMLLKAAARTAQPPPSA from the coding sequence ATGACTAACGCCCTGCCCCGTATTCAAGACAAGCCCCCCGAACTGCCCCAGATTACACGCCACGCGGCCACCGTGCTGGCAGGGCAGTTGGCGGTGATGGCGTTTGGCGTCACAGACACCTTGGTCGCAGGCCGGGATGGCGAAGCGTCATTGGCGGCACTGTCGGTGGGCTCGGCGATTTTCATCAGCATTTATGTGGGCCTGATGGGGGTGCTGCAGGCGCTGATGCCGGTGTGGGCGCAGCAACGTGGCGCAGGCGACCTGCCAGCAATAGGGCGGTCGGTGCGGCAGTCGCTGTACCTGTGCGCAGCAGCATCGGTGCTGGGCATGGGACTGCTGCTGTCACCCGCTCCCCTGCTGCGATGGACCGAAATCCCGCCCACGCTGCGCGCCGAGGTGGTGCAATACCTGGCGGTGCTGGCCTTCGCACTGCCTGCTGCGCTGCTGTTTCGCATCTACAGCACACTGAACCAGGCGATGGGCAGGCCGCAGTTGGTGACCTGGCTGCAGGTGGGCTCGCTTTTTATCAAAATCCCGCTGTCCATCTGGTTCACGCTGGGCGGCGCGGGCTTGCCCGCCCAAGGGGTGGTGGGGTGCGCCTGGGCCACCCTGATCGTGAACTACACCATGCTGGGACTGGCGCTGTGGCTGTTGCGCACCCAAGGCATCTACGAGCCCCTGCAACTGTGGCGCCCGCTGGAGCGCCCCCATGGCCCCACACTGGGCAGTTTCTTGCAACTGGGCGTGCCTGCGGGCTTGGCCATCATGGTGGAGGTGACGTCATTCACTCTGATGGCGTTGTTCATAGCTCGCCAGGGCACGACGGCGGCGGCGGCGCACCAGATCGCCTCGAACATGGGGGCGCTGCTATACATGGTGCCCCTGTCACTGGCGATTGCCACCAGCACCCGCGTGAGCTACTGGCTGGGCGCAGGCGATCCGCAGCACGCCCGCCGCATCGTTTATATGGGCTTTAGGGTTGCAGCGCTCACAGGTATTGCGCTAGCAGCTATGTTATTTATAGCAAACCATGCCATAGCCAGCCTGTACTCGGGCAGCCCTGCCGTGGTGGCGGTGGCGTCGGGCCTGCTGCTGTGGGTAGCGGCCTACCACTTGACCGATGCCTGCCAAACCTTTTGCGTCTTTGTGCTGCGCAGCTACCACATCACGGTGGCGCCACTGGTGGTGTATTGCCTGCTGCTGTGGGGCCTGGGGCTGGGGGGCGGCTACCTGCTGGCCTACGGCACGTGGAGCCCCTGGGCGCAGATGGCCCACTCACCCACCGCATTCTGGGCCTGCAGCGCCCTGGCCCTGGCCATCACCGCAGCCGCGTTTGGCGCGATGCTGCTCAAAGCCGCCGCACGGACGGCGCAGCCCCCGCCATCAGCGTAG
- the phoU gene encoding phosphate signaling complex protein PhoU: protein MPEKHLSTQFDSELNNVSSRVMELGGLVESQIRQAIYALSQFSMDAVEQVVAMEQRVNAMEVEIDHELSSIIARRQPTARDLRLLIAFSKATANLERMGDEAHKMARMVKSIIESGAARSLPSSDLRMAADLASGLLRKALDAFARLDTKAALAILKEDDLIDKEFDGFVRKLVTYMMEDPRTISASLDLLFLAKAIERIGDHSKNVAELIIYLVKGKDVRHTAMDDIESTVLQ from the coding sequence ATGCCCGAAAAACACCTCTCCACCCAGTTCGATAGCGAACTCAATAACGTCTCTTCCCGCGTGATGGAGTTGGGCGGCTTGGTGGAGTCGCAAATCCGCCAGGCGATCTATGCCTTGTCCCAGTTCAGCATGGACGCCGTGGAGCAAGTGGTCGCCATGGAGCAGCGCGTGAATGCCATGGAGGTGGAGATTGACCATGAACTCTCGTCCATCATTGCCCGCCGTCAACCCACGGCGCGCGACCTGCGCTTGCTGATCGCTTTCTCGAAGGCCACCGCCAACCTCGAGCGCATGGGCGACGAGGCGCACAAGATGGCGCGGATGGTCAAGTCCATCATTGAAAGCGGTGCCGCGCGTTCACTGCCCTCCAGTGATTTGCGCATGGCGGCAGATTTGGCCTCCGGCCTGCTGCGCAAGGCCCTGGATGCCTTTGCCCGCCTGGACACCAAAGCCGCGCTCGCCATCCTGAAAGAAGACGACCTGATCGACAAGGAGTTCGACGGGTTTGTGCGCAAGCTGGTCACCTACATGATGGAAGACCCTCGCACCATCTCTGCCAGCCTGGACTTGCTCTTTTTGGCCAAGGCGATTGAGCGCATTGGCGACCACTCCAAGAATGTGGCCGAACTCATCATCTATCTGGTCAAAGGCAAGGACGTGCGCCATACCGCGATGGACGATATTGAATCGACCGTGTTGCAGTAA
- the phoR gene encoding phosphate regulon sensor histidine kinase PhoR, whose protein sequence is MFWRFVFFLTWQLAGGGLGWWRAGPWGAAAGAAVAAWAWFVWDLSRGARVLLWLRTGELAKAPNMRGMWGEAADRARRLLRQSEAREQDSLSRLHEILAALQATPNGVVLLDSEGHIEWCNQIAASQFGIDAQRDVMQSIGNLVRDPDFSAYYAAHDFSHDVVLQGRDSKPSRPVRISVHLHPYGDGRKLLLSRDVTALEQADAMRRDFVANVSHEIRTPLTVLIGFVETLQTLQLSPQERNRYLGMMAQQASRMQSVVQDLLTLSRLEGSPPPGISEWTPVQALLHRCEEEARALSSLLTPNQARPHVLGFPALEQLRAMGDIAGVPAELQSALSNIINNAIRYTPVGGSITVTWERSSDGSALFSVRDTGPGIAAEHIPRLTERFYRVDRSRSRETGGTGLGLAIVKHVLQRHGASLNIASEVGKGSTFSVSFPANRLR, encoded by the coding sequence ATGTTTTGGCGTTTTGTGTTTTTCCTGACCTGGCAACTGGCCGGAGGCGGGCTGGGTTGGTGGCGGGCGGGCCCATGGGGCGCAGCAGCGGGGGCTGCGGTGGCGGCCTGGGCTTGGTTTGTCTGGGACTTATCGCGCGGGGCTCGCGTGCTGCTGTGGTTGCGCACGGGTGAGCTGGCCAAGGCTCCGAATATGCGCGGCATGTGGGGCGAAGCGGCTGACCGTGCTCGCCGACTGCTGCGCCAAAGTGAAGCCAGAGAACAGGACAGTCTGAGCCGGCTCCACGAGATTCTGGCCGCGCTGCAGGCCACGCCCAATGGCGTGGTGCTGCTCGACAGCGAAGGCCATATTGAGTGGTGCAACCAGATCGCTGCCAGCCAGTTTGGCATCGATGCGCAACGCGATGTGATGCAGTCCATCGGCAACCTGGTGCGCGACCCGGACTTCAGTGCCTACTACGCCGCACATGATTTTTCGCACGACGTGGTGCTGCAGGGGCGCGACAGCAAGCCCTCACGCCCCGTTCGCATCTCGGTGCATCTGCACCCCTATGGCGACGGGCGCAAACTGCTGCTGTCGCGCGATGTGACGGCCTTGGAGCAGGCCGATGCCATGCGCCGCGATTTCGTCGCCAACGTGTCGCATGAGATTCGCACGCCGTTGACGGTGTTGATCGGCTTTGTGGAGACTTTGCAGACCCTGCAGCTTTCGCCACAGGAGCGCAACCGTTACCTGGGCATGATGGCGCAGCAGGCTTCGCGCATGCAGAGCGTAGTGCAGGATTTGCTTACGCTCTCGCGCCTGGAAGGCAGTCCGCCGCCTGGTATTTCGGAGTGGACGCCCGTGCAGGCGTTGCTCCACCGCTGCGAAGAGGAAGCTCGGGCGTTGTCCTCACTGCTTACGCCGAACCAGGCGCGCCCGCATGTGCTGGGGTTTCCTGCGCTCGAGCAGTTGCGCGCCATGGGTGATATTGCCGGGGTGCCTGCTGAGTTGCAAAGCGCGCTCTCCAACATCATCAACAATGCCATCCGCTACACGCCGGTCGGCGGCAGCATCACGGTGACCTGGGAGCGCAGCAGCGATGGATCGGCCCTGTTCTCCGTGCGAGACACCGGGCCAGGCATTGCGGCCGAACACATCCCCCGGCTGACGGAGCGCTTTTACCGAGTGGACCGCAGCCGCTCGCGGGAAACCGGAGGCACTGGCCTGGGGCTGGCCATCGTCAAGCATGTGTTGCAGCGCCACGGTGCTTCGCTCAACATCGCCAGTGAGGTAGGAAAAGGCTCGACGTTCTCGGTCTCCTTCCCGGCCAATCGCCTACGCTGA